In a genomic window of Dehalococcoidia bacterium:
- a CDS encoding MerR family transcriptional regulator, with translation MPRETNEPKYVISIAARILGCEVHTLRYYEKLGAVKPYRSEGNIRYYSEAEIQRLRHIKVLMEDMGINMAGVEVIIKLSRRMSEMQHRIDELESELRKYRKAAPAAKKSKQEVKDG, from the coding sequence ATGCCTCGAGAAACTAATGAACCCAAGTACGTGATCAGCATCGCGGCCAGGATACTGGGCTGCGAGGTCCATACGCTGCGCTATTACGAGAAGCTGGGTGCGGTCAAGCCCTACCGTTCGGAGGGCAACATCCGCTATTACTCCGAGGCCGAGATCCAGCGCCTGCGCCATATCAAGGTGCTCATGGAGGACATGGGCATCAACATGGCCGGCGTGGAGGTCATTATAAAGTTAAGCCGGCGTATGTCCGAGATGCAGCACAGGATCGATGAGCTCGAGTCCGAGCTGCGTAAATACAGGAAAGCGGCGCCGGCCGCAAAGAAATCGAAACAGGAGGTTAAGGATGGCTGA
- a CDS encoding DnaJ C-terminal domain-containing protein: protein MAGKDYYSILGIPRNAPDKDVKSAYRKMARKYHPDVNPGDKAAEARFKEINEAFEVLSDADKRRKFDQYGSDFENQEAFARARQQARQQYQGSGRQGGGTPFTTYETGDMGDLNEVFESLFKGFGQGGARAGGRRASRRGQDIEHPVEVTLEEAFNGTRRVMELQSEQPCPSCQGMGRTKTGVCQTCRGGGRVIKPRRLEVKIPAGVKDGSKVRIAGEGEQGMGGSPGDLYLIIKVAPHPMFKREGDDLMVEVPVSLASAVLGGEVQVPTLRGSKLALRIPPETQNGKVFKLSKQGMPRLDGGSRGDMLAKVAVVLPTSLNDKERALFEQFRSMRPN from the coding sequence ATGGCAGGAAAAGATTATTACAGTATACTCGGGATACCCAGGAATGCCCCCGACAAGGATGTGAAATCGGCCTACCGCAAGATGGCGCGCAAGTACCATCCGGACGTCAATCCGGGGGACAAGGCTGCGGAGGCCCGCTTCAAGGAGATCAACGAGGCTTTCGAGGTGCTGTCCGACGCGGACAAGCGCAGGAAGTTCGACCAGTACGGGTCCGATTTCGAGAACCAGGAGGCCTTCGCCCGCGCGCGTCAGCAGGCCCGGCAGCAGTATCAGGGTTCCGGCCGCCAGGGCGGCGGTACGCCCTTCACCACCTACGAGACCGGCGACATGGGCGATCTCAACGAGGTCTTCGAGAGCCTGTTCAAGGGTTTCGGACAGGGTGGCGCCAGGGCCGGTGGGAGGCGCGCGTCCAGGCGCGGACAGGATATCGAGCATCCTGTGGAAGTCACGCTCGAGGAGGCCTTCAACGGCACCAGGCGTGTGATGGAGCTGCAGTCCGAACAGCCCTGCCCGTCCTGCCAGGGCATGGGCCGCACCAAGACCGGCGTTTGCCAGACCTGCCGCGGAGGCGGACGTGTGATCAAGCCGCGCCGCCTGGAGGTCAAGATACCCGCCGGCGTAAAGGACGGCTCCAAGGTGCGCATCGCCGGCGAGGGTGAGCAGGGCATGGGCGGCTCGCCCGGCGACCTCTATCTGATTATCAAGGTCGCGCCGCATCCCATGTTCAAGCGTGAGGGCGATGACCTGATGGTGGAAGTGCCTGTCTCGCTGGCTTCGGCCGTGCTGGGCGGCGAGGTACAGGTGCCCACGCTGCGGGGCAGCAAGCTGGCCCTGCGCATACCGCCCGAGACGCAGAACGGCAAGGTCTTCAAGCTGTCAAAGCAGGGCATGCCCCGCCTGGACGGCGGCAGCCGCGGCGACATGCTGGCAAAAGTTGCGGTGGTGCTCCCCACCAGCTTAAACGACAAGGAACGGGCCCTCTTTGAGCAGTTCAGGTCGATGAGGCCCAACTGA